AAACCCAATTACAATCTtgtataaacccttataaatcttttttgtcaacattctTTTCATTTAAGCCTCATAGACTGAAATTATGGGTAAAAATCTTTTGGCTTAAAGCCCAACACTTTGATACACAAGATTAAgttcataaaaataaagaaaacgtgCATGCTTTGTAAAGATATGAAgatacgtggcagattctgaggCACATGCTGACAGCAAACAGTGCTCCACCGCTTCAGACCCCACCGCCTTCAGCTCCACGAACGAGGAAACCTCGTTTGTCGGACTTACAAATCTTATATgactttataaatggtttattgacttttacaaataattttacatacccttataaattgttttataatcctttataatggtgtataaactttataaactatttttataaacccttataactCATAtaataccccttataaattgaatatatgctttcataatgtttttataaacttttaagattggtttataaatttcttttacaaaaccttataaattatttacattcATCAATAATCATAGATCTACCCCCATTGGTTGATCTGAGAAAGTGAACCAATGATCTACCCCCATTCATCAATAATCATATTTGCATAAGGCTTTCCTGAAAATTGAATGTTATTCTTTCTAGCTAGTTCTAAAACACTTCTGCAAGGTGTGAGTTTTCTATTTCACTAAATTCCTCATTACCTAAAGtgcaaaaatcattttcaacaTAATTCAGCTTTGAACGTTGGATGATCATTTTTGGCTTGTCTGGTGGCTCTGTTGAAGTATCACAATACCTCGCAGTTAACTTCAAAGTTGTGCAGAATTTATAAACgttgaaaattatttaacaaaCCTTATAAATTGTCTTATAAGCCTTTTTAAATGGTTACAGACTCTTATAAAGGATTTAAAGAccttttactgattttttttataaacatttataaacggTTTATATTATAAACTTCTTTATACGCCTTCATAAATGGTGTATATACTATTACAAATCATTTGtaaacatttataatttttttacaaacttTATAATGATTTACAAACTTTATATGGTTATAGACTATACAACTCTTATAACACCctttataaattgaatataagctttcataacatttttataaacccttattaatagtatacataccccttataaattatttataaactttcataactttcttataaaaatttataaatagtttatatattttataaattgttttatatgcctgatttatatactcttacaaataattttacatacccttataaattgttttataattctTTATAAGCTGCAGCGGTTCGGAGCCGTTTAGAGTCTAATCAAGGAGATGAGGAAGGAGAATCCTCACCTGATCGAGCCGGAGCTGTTCGTTGTTCTCGCGAGGAGTTTCGAGGGTTCGAATATGGTGAAGAAAGCCGTCAAGGTGCTAGACAAAATGCCTGAACCGGACGAGTATGTGTTCGCGTGTTTGCTTGATGCCTTGTGTAAGAACGGTTGCATTAAGGATGCTGCAAAGATTTTCGAGAATATGAGGTTACAGTTTTTTCCAACGGATCATAGGTATTTTTCTTCATTGTTGTATGGTTGGTGTAGAGAAGGAAAGATGATGGAAGCTAAGCGTGTTTTGGTTCAGATGAATGGAGCTGGGTTTGAGCCTGACATTGTTGATTACACTAACTTATAAACATTTGTAAACTATTTATAGACTTTATTAACTTCTTTATAagcatttataaatggtttatatacccttacaaataatttataaacatttataaatgatttacaaactttataaactgttttttataaatattacaaaagatgTATTAACTCTTATTGACTATTTATATTCTTGTAAACCCTTATAATTATGTtacaaactcttataaatgtttTCATAAGCcattctaaatggttatagattGTTACGAATGATTTAGAGACTTTCTAATTAATTCGTAAACCTATATAGACCttataacttttttattaactttactgttttcataaacatttataaattgcTTATagactttatattttttttataagtctgtataaattgtttataaaattatctagAACCTAATCAGACAATATTCATCCTTTAGCTGCAACATAAACTAGAAGATGCAAATTATACAGAGATACTGACTCaggaaaataaacaaaaatcagagGGCAGGTTGGATTATATCCTTTAAAAGAAATTCATTACGGCCACAGAGACGCCATCAAGCTCTTGTGTGGAATAGAGACTTCTCAAAGACCCAAATGTAATGTACAAGCACCTGCAGAAGCAACAAATTTGTAACTAACTTGCAGTTCTTAAAAAAACTCATCAAATCATAGGAAACAACTGACATATGAGACAAAAATGCAAGAAAGAGCAACAGAAACTGAGTTATTTAACACACCGTTTTCTGCAGCTGAGGTGGAGCCTTCACTTTCTTTGTAGCATGAACAAACTCTGCAGTCTAAGacacaagaagaaacaaaaaaaaattataatgattggTTAATAAGACTTAATAAAAAAGCAAGAGTCAGTGATGAATATGGTGATTACCATTGTAGATCGAAGCAAATGTGTGTTGGCAGGGTTGTTGGCTCTCATATAAGCTTGAACACACACTTCTTCCATGAGTGTCGGGAACTGAACATGTCAATTACATTACTAAATAACTTAGATTTACAAAGggttataaattttcaaaaactcaATGTTCACTATCAAAAATCTTTTTCTTAGATCCGACTATTAACAGATAACACTTTCTCGTAGATCAAGACAACAAAATCCGAGAAAATTACTTACAAGTTGTGATTCTTGCTGAGATTTAACATTTTGAGGTTTTGAGTTTCGATCTCGTCTGCGTCGTGCGCTCTACTCGTCGCCGTCACTGCTCGTCGCCGTAGTCGCTAGATCTCGTTTGCTTTTGAGAGAGGATACACTCGATCTAGTTGCACTCGCTCCATCTCGTCACCTTCATCGCCGTCATCGATCGATTTCGTTGCCGTCGTCGCTCGATCTCTTCGCCATCGCTGTCGTCGATCTCATCTCAGTGCCGTCGCGGTTAAAGATTTTTCTCTCGAGAGAAAGAGATGAAATTAGGTTAGGATTAAGAGAGGGTTAGTTTTGTCTTTTGCCTATTAATGATttaggtatttttgaaaatattatttgtttggtGGTATAGTTGATTAATGGTACCAATAAAATGTATTTGTGAAATTGTCcctttaaaataaacaatattatttttatcttaattttaatgtttatttaaatcaaatttatattagaatattaaaaataaaaagaaaatttaaaatattatctaaaaataaatataatttatatttatctattaaaaatattttaaatttttttactgcacatggtgcaggaaaacacctagtaatcatatatttattcaTGAAACCTTAATTcacttttttgtcaacaaccTTAATTCACTTTAATAATGTATTCTgaaataataacataaaatatgaaataaatgaaTTTCTGAAAATCAATCAGTATATAACTTGCCTAAAGTCTAAAAGCATGAGCGGGATAATAACACGTTAGAGACTTTAATAAGAACGAAATGTTTTGGCCAAAATTTGAAGGTGGCTACATCTAATTTGAAGTGGCTCACCCATCTAACCTAAAACTTGTACTAATTTCATACTATATGTGGATTCCGCTGTGACcaagaataatataatattagtaGCCCTCATACCTTGTTTATTAGGGTGTTCTTCAGTGTTTAAGAGGTGTTacataaaatcatcaaaacaaGACCAGAGTTATGGAGCTCTGGAACCATGGTTCTCTCTACAAACCAGTTCTGGAACTTCAAAACGGAGCAGGAATGAACTCTATAACTCATTCTCATTTTCTTAGAATTCACAGACAACAAAGCAATCATTATTATACAAAAGATTGTTTGgtttttaaatacaattttacattcAATTAAAAAGAGGTGTTACCAAAAATCCATTGAAGGTAGTATCAACACCATACAGAGACATCAGTCTATCATGCTGTTTAAACCAGTCATTGTTACAGAACAAAACCATGTGACATTTTCAGCTGtcatgattatttttttgttattctctACTGgaactattatttttttgttattttctactGGGACTACTAAGATGTGACGGGCATATGGCAAACAATCTGAAACCGAAGTCGACAGTATTAACTCATGAGATTTTTTCCCTAGCTGTAACACTAGTAAATTAACAAATTGGCATGTAAAGTTTCAGCATTCAAAACTGTGAAATAAAATACAATCCCACTTCTAATACATCTTAAACATAGTGAGAAGCTTACTGCCGCTTTTGCTCACTTGCTTTTCTTCTTCCCAGCTGATTTCTTCTGACCACTCCTCTTGAACTTTTTGAACTTAGTGGCGGCAAGTGCTTCCGCAGTGCTCTTGCCTTCCAACCTCTTCGTCAGCTTAACCACACTAGACATACCTCTGACCGCAACCGCCCTCTGATCTGGTCTACGGCTCATCATCTTGCGATCAAGTGGCCAATACGCATACGGCTCAAGCTTATCTTTCCTCTTAAGATCCCCACTTGCCTTTTTGCTTGCATACTCTTTACCTGTGTAAGCGTATCCTGACTCTGATGTCTTCATCCGCTTTTGGTTCTTCTTAGATGTGTTTGCAGAGAAACGGCTACCTTTGCTGCTCTTTGCATCAGAATCTGGATCAGAGATCTCCTTCCTTTTACCTCTCCCTCCTTCATGGATGATTAGCCGTCCTTCCTCATCGAACTCTGCTTCTTCATCCGAGTCAGCTTTTCGTTTGCGAAGCTCACTTGACCGAAGAGCTGATCTTGTTTTGTATCGATCCATTAAGTCAAGCGGCTCATCATCTGACTCATTAACTTCAAGATGAGACTGCCTATGACTTTTCTTTGATCTGTAATACGTCACCATCAGGTTAGGTAATCTACATCCAAAAGCACAAAGATTATTGTcaaaatgtgtatataataaCAAACCTCAAAGCGGATGCTTTAGATTTCAACAAAGAGGAAGCCTTGCTACGGCCATGCGTCTCCCCATCCATGTAGTCTCCATCGCTGTCCTCGTCTTCATcatcaaaatcagaaaatattttggtatcgTTCCAACGGCTGGCCCTGGAAGACAAATAAAGAACATGGATTATTACTTGACCACTCAGAAAACTTCTATGAGATTATTTATCAGTCAACAACTGAGTTGGAAACGGTACTTTGATGACGTTTCCTTTGAATGCTGAGATCTACTCATCTCAGAGGCAGCTGCATATTTTCTCTCTTTACGTTCCTTGACCTGAGATAaaccaagaaaatatttatggATGGCATACATAAACCAGATACCAAAATCTAGacaactttaaataaaaaaaaattgttagcaAACCTTTCTGATGTTTGTCAGGAGTTTCATATGTTCTTCAGGCATCACAGACTTAACAGCTTCTGTGCCACATTTCTTGATTAGCATCTCCAATAGAAGCCTCACCTATATTACCAACACTACTCTTTAGAGGACAAGCatccacaaaaaaaataaatatactaattaAAAAGGGGATATTGGAAAGCAGTAAACACACACCTTTGCTTTGAAAAGGTTTTTGGTTCCTTCTGGCCATTTCAGTAAGCCTTCGACCATGCTCTTTAAGTTTGCGTGTAGTCCTTCAACGGGTGACTTAGCCACCAACACCTTCAACAAACCTAAATTTGCCTGTTTTCAAGAATAAATTTGGATGTAGATTTCAGAAAAAACGAAAAACAGTTCGCTGGAGGAGATAGATATAAAGTTGTGGCATGTTGTAAAGGGAAGACAGGTAACTTACTTTTGTGATTTCCTTATTTTTCCTCTGGAGGAGAAGAAATGTTGAAGGGAGCAAATTGTAAGCACTAGCTATGAGATCGGAGAACTCATATGTCAAACGAGCTACTCCCTTAACAGCAGCACTAATCATCTGAGGTTTTTCTCCAGCCAAGCAACCAACCACCTATAACACGGTTATAGCAGAGGTAAACAAATTAACCTTGACCAAAAAAGAATTTTACAGCGACTTGTTTGATTAGATTAAACATACCATATTGAAGTAACCATGTAATTTCTCATTGTCTCCACCGTTTTCCTCATCTGCATATGCATGCCCAATCTGAACAAGTACGTCATAGGCTctgcttcttgtttttttatttacctGCAGAAACAGTAGCGACCTCAATAATGTTTTTTGCACAATCATAGTTTTGACACTAAAAGTTTCAAGCAATGTTTAGTACCTCTTTTAGAGCAAGTATAACTTCGGGAAGAAATGAAGAAACAATGTCTTTTCTCGCCTTTAAATCATCCTGTACAGGGAAAAACCATCAGAAGCATCCAGGAGGACTATATCCGTAAACGAAACTTAATGTAGTTCTCAAATTAAAACCTACATCTCTAAAGTAATacatttttttcacaaatacacGCAAAGCGAAAAGGTTTAGATTCTTACAGTCCTTGAAGCATGAGCTAACAGGAAGTATAAACAATCAAGTTTATGGCGCTTGGCAGAGACATGGCATATATTGTGCATCAGTTCAAGCAACTCCTCAAGGTGTTTTGAAACAAATCCATCGGAACTCTGGCAACAGAAACATTCGTATCAACGACATtagtctttatatatatatttaaaaaaggaaCGATAAAGTTAACGGTTTTTATAAAGAAACTGTGGCAATGTATAGGGGTCATAACTTATTGTTAGTCATCTACTATTTAACATAACGTAAGCTAGCATATAATATATTGATAGCGTACAAACCGCATCCTAGCAATTAAATTTAGCTAGTTAGGTAATCAATGTACTTGAGTTAGTCGAGCGTGAAATGAAATCTTAAGGAGAGGAAGCAATACCTTCAAGATAACTGAAAGAACTTTGTACGCTTTCTTTTGAATTTGGCTCTTGGGATCCTGCGGTTTAAGATTCACATCAGCATATACCACTCATCCACTCAATTAAGTGAACTTATCTTCATGTATTAGAGAGATAAATTCACAGCCACATACAACAACAAATCAATTTACAAACCTGCATTGCAGGCTTCAGAGAACTGAATATGGTATCTACTTCTTGACCACCCAAACCAGGTAAGAGAGAAACTAGCAGATCAAACAACCTCGCCCTGAAATGAAATACAGATTACAGGGTCAGCTTTGGCTTAGTTGCAACTAATAAAACCAGAAACACAAGTTGAAGTTACCAGTACCTAAGGTTGGCAGAAGAATTTTTGTCTTCGGTGTTATCCACGTCCATCCCACTGTTAGAACTTTCATCTTGCGCAATAGCAGTTTTCGTAGCCTCTAAAAGCTCTCGCAGTGTCTTGAAAAGTAGCTTTGAAACAGTCTTTTTCTCCGCAATGGAAGCCAAGTTACCTATCGCAGACTGAATGAAAATAACTAAAGTTATCAACAGATATTATGTTCCAACAGATCATATAATTTCTCTCATGTACCCAACCCTTTAGTTACCTGAAGAGAACCGCCATCATCTTTGCCAGATTCATGAAATATCTTTGATAGAACATCCAATAACTTAGGAGCACACGACCGCAGAACTTTCAAATTAGCTGCCGCAATGTCTGAATTATAACGACCACTAGCTCGTAACATAGCAGGACTAGCATCATTCACAGGCACTTCTTTACCCTCCGCAACTACCTTATTCTGTTGAATTAGGATATTCAAACTGGTGCATATAACTCCACGGGGTTCAGCCTGTGATTGAAGAGCTCCACACAATATTCTCCCCAGATCCTGAAAACTCTCAGCAGTATCCACAGGATAGTTGCAAAATGAAGGTAACAAAGCCCATAATGAATACGAGAGAGAGTCCACGCTCCTAGATGCTGCAGTAAGACCTTGTAGCTTGAGCTGCCATCACAAACAATTAGCAACATTAGCGGGACACAAAGATAAAACCAAACCGCgtgtaatgattaaaaaaaagattacctGTTGAGCTTTCTGGCTCATTGTTTCGATCATTCTAGAGATGTACTCAGTGAAGAAACTTAGCCGTCCCCCCACTGTATACTGCTTCAGGATTGGGAAGAGCCAAACGTTTACCTCAGTCAGATCACTCGCCTCCAGGTTTAAACGCACAACGTTTAAAAATGTTTCAGGTCCCATTGCACCAAGGGCTGATCCTACACACTCATGCAACTGGGGACCGCCAACAAAGATAGCATCAGTCAAACAAACAGTCCAGAAGACGTGACTACAATACGAAAGGTCTAATACATTGACATGTTGCAGCATCTTATATCGTAGTTAACTAAAATGAGAGCACGCATACGTTACAAGTTCTGCATAGACAGTTGTATATCGAATTTTGTACCAACAACATAAGAGCTACCACCAAGTCAATACcgaacaaaaaaagaagtttgCGTACAGAGTGTATCCAAAAGATAAATGCATTTTGAGACTTCTAAAAAATCAACACATTCCAATATCTATTGACATACTTGCAGCATTTTATATCCTCCCACGACTCGCCATATAGGTAACCAAAAAGCAAAAAATCGTATTTCTGATCAGATGTACATAGGTCCAACGATGAAAGCCAATTTAACAGATCACAAGTGACATCACTACGTCAACTACTTCTACTGTAATCTAGAACCCCCCCCCCCCAGCACATGGCTCCAGGATCAGAATAGTATGGTTACCTGCTTCGTATAAGGGAAGTCTTCATCGGGTAAATCTTTCATATCTGATAAGTCCTCGAGGGTCTTCCTCATAAAATATGAAGAATCTTCACCTGAAAATTGAGTGAGAGGATTAGCACATGAACAGCTAAGCAAGTGATTCCCCTGAGGTAGAAGAGTCGGTATAccagaaaaaaaagtaaaacttcAACACGAGAGAAGTGACCAGACAGAGAATTACAAGACGTACCTAATTTATCGAACATGGTCGAAACTACTTGAAAAGCCATGTCCCAGACTGCATGGTACTTGTAATCAAGCAAGCTTTCAACTGTTGCACACAGTTTTTCGATGATTGTTGGACTAGACTTCCTTGCATCCAAGTTTGAATTCCGGATCCCGTTGAGGCTTTCTCTGATCAAACTCTCATCGACGCACGAGTTTATCAAACTCTTCAATGCATCTGTTGCTGCAAAGATTGCCTCCTCGTGTTCAGATGCAATAATATCTGCCAAAACGAAGCACAAATATCATGGCAACAGTTAGCTAAACCGAACCGACAAGGTATGCATTATCTCTCAGCAATTCTGAAACCAAAAAGCAACAAGGAGCAGATACAACAGCATACCTTTCAGACCATTGAACACACTAGGAAGTTTAACCACGCAGACATCTCTGTTAAGGGAAAAAGCCCTCATCATCCCAACTTTCAGCAAACGTGCTGTAGAGGTCATAGCATCAGCAGACGTTTCAGGCGCCGAGAACAGAACAGCAGCCTGATACAACACTTCGACCAGCGCCTCAACCGGAACCTCAGAGGTTGGATTGAGACAGAGCGCATTCAAAGAGTCAATCACCGGCCTCGCAATGAACGCATCGCGCGTAATGAGCAGTATCTTAAACCCATCGATCACAGTAGCAATATGCTTTCTGGACATCAACGCCAAGCACTCTTTTAAAGCGCTGAGAATGTAGAGCACTTGCTGCGCCCCCTTGGCTCCTTCCGCAGGACGCACTTCAGACTTATGTGCGAGGTCCAAATATTTTTGGAACAGCTCTGCGATAGTTCCACTGAGTGATTGCCATGCCTTTGTACCAGAGGACTTCACCAGGACGTCACGGAGACAGGAGCTCGCTAGCTTCCTTACCTTCCCATCTGAGTGAGTAACGAAACTCAGCAAAATGCTGTATGATTCGGAGACTT
This genomic stretch from Raphanus sativus cultivar WK10039 chromosome 3, ASM80110v3, whole genome shotgun sequence harbors:
- the LOC130509117 gene encoding uncharacterized protein LOC130509117, with amino-acid sequence MEDIETNMCLTPSEDFGQFMLSRLSQSKRPDHKHLCAVIEELSKTLTESNHSRTPVAYFAATCSSLNSLLSADGEPSLDVVQPHVVILSLVFPKVSPGVLKRNGLALRLVLTVLRLRSATPECLVSALKCLVHLLTTVESTMGSEVSESYSILLSFVTHSDGKVRKLASSCLRDVLVKSSGTKAWQSLSGTIAELFQKYLDLAHKSEVRPAEGAKGAQQVLYILSALKECLALMSRKHIATVIDGFKILLITRDAFIARPVIDSLNALCLNPTSEVPVEALVEVLYQAAVLFSAPETSADAMTSTARLLKVGMMRAFSLNRDVCVVKLPSVFNGLKDIIASEHEEAIFAATDALKSLINSCVDESLIRESLNGIRNSNLDARKSSPTIIEKLCATVESLLDYKYHAVWDMAFQVVSTMFDKLGEDSSYFMRKTLEDLSDMKDLPDEDFPYTKQLHECVGSALGAMGPETFLNVVRLNLEASDLTEVNVWLFPILKQYTVGGRLSFFTEYISRMIETMSQKAQQLKLQGLTAASRSVDSLSYSLWALLPSFCNYPVDTAESFQDLGRILCGALQSQAEPRGVICTSLNILIQQNKVVAEGKEVPVNDASPAMLRASGRYNSDIAAANLKVLRSCAPKLLDVLSKIFHESGKDDGGSLQSAIGNLASIAEKKTVSKLLFKTLRELLEATKTAIAQDESSNSGMDVDNTEDKNSSANLRARLFDLLVSLLPGLGGQEVDTIFSSLKPAMQDPKSQIQKKAYKVLSVILKSSDGFVSKHLEELLELMHNICHVSAKRHKLDCLYFLLAHASRTDDLKARKDIVSSFLPEVILALKEVNKKTRSRAYDVLVQIGHAYADEENGGDNEKLHGYFNMVVGCLAGEKPQMISAAVKGVARLTYEFSDLIASAYNLLPSTFLLLQRKNKEITKANLGLLKVLVAKSPVEGLHANLKSMVEGLLKWPEGTKNLFKAKVRLLLEMLIKKCGTEAVKSVMPEEHMKLLTNIRKVKERKERKYAAASEMSRSQHSKETSSKASRWNDTKIFSDFDDEDEDSDGDYMDGETHGRSKASSLLKSKASALRSKKSHRQSHLEVNESDDEPLDLMDRYKTRSALRSSELRKRKADSDEEAEFDEEGRLIIHEGGRGKRKEISDPDSDAKSSKGSRFSANTSKKNQKRMKTSESGYAYTGKEYASKKASGDLKRKDKLEPYAYWPLDRKMMSRRPDQRAVAVRGMSSVVKLTKRLEGKSTAEALAATKFKKFKRSGQKKSAGKKKSK